A part of Papilio machaon chromosome 11, ilPapMach1.1, whole genome shotgun sequence genomic DNA contains:
- the LOC123721407 gene encoding uncharacterized protein LOC123721407, with product MDIEINKQWINKIHRIGVKDKAKGKPRPIIVSLVNAWKKQEILKNKKKIKSEIYITEDFPKAVLEKRRALQPQLEEEKNKGNFCFIKYDKLVVLKNNKNTEKRKRKPSTPKSNTTADNEHANLRKLSKLNAFDMLRARSNSFPQSLQNIN from the coding sequence ATGGATATTGAGATAAATAAGCAATGGATAAACAAAATTCATAGGATTGGAGTTAAAGACAAAGCAAAAGGGAAACCTAGGCCGATAATTGTATCATTAGTCAATGCATGGAAGAAACAAGAAATActtaagaataaaaagaaaattaaatccgAAATTTATATAACCGAAGATTTTCCCAAGGCAGTACTTGAAAAGAGGCGCGCTTTGCAGCCTCAGCTTgaagaagagaaaaataaaggcaacttttgtttcataaaatacGACAAGCTGGTTGTATTaaagaataacaaaaataccGAAAAACGAAAGCGTAAGCCCTCAACTCCAAAATCAAATACCACTGCAGACAATGAGCATGCAAATCTTCGGAAACTCTCAAAACTAAACGCCTTTGATATGCTTAGGGCAAGATCTAATTCCTTTCCACAAtcgttacaaaatattaattag